attcgggaggtattcagaccccttgactttttccagattttggtacattacagccttattctaaaattgattaaatatttcccccctccatctacacacaataccccataatgacaaagcataagcaggtttttataaatgtttgcacatttataaaaaaaaatacaaaacagaaatatcacatttacgtacagtgccagtcataagtttggacacacttactcattcaagggtttttctttatttttaaaaatgtctacattgtagaataatagtgaacacatgaaaactatgaaataacacatatggaatcatgtagtaacaaaaaagttttaaacaaatctaaatatattttatatttgagattcttcaaagtagccacccattgccttgatgacagctttgcacactcttggcattctctcaaccagcttcatgaggaatgcgtttccaacagtcttgaaggagttcccacatatgctgagctcttgttggctgcttttccttcactctgcggtccaactcatcccaatccatctcaattgggttgaggtcagatgattgtggaggccaggtcatctgatgcagcactccatcactctccttcttggtcaaatagcccttacacagcctggaggtgggttttgggtcattgtactgttgaaataCAAAGGAAAgacccactaagcgcaaatcagatgggatggcgtatcactgcagaatgctgtggtagtcatgctggtttagtgtgccttgaattctaaataaatcactgacagtgtcactagtaaagcacccccacaccatcacacctcctcctccatgggaaccacacatgcgaagatcatccgttcacctactctgcgtctcacaaagacacggcagttggaaccaaaaatctcaaatttggactcatcggaCCAAAAAACAGATTTCCACCATTGCTCGtgcttcttggcccaagcaagtctcttcttctttttggtgtcctttagtagtgatttatttgcagaaattcgaccatgaaggcctgattaacgcagtctcctctgaacagttgatgttgagatgtgtctgttacgtgaattctgtgaagcatttattaggGCTGCAacctgaggtgcagttaactctgatgaacttatcctctgcagcagaggtaactctaggtctttctttcctgtggcggtcctcatgagagccagtttcatcatagctgtAACGATaatcgtctggagaaggagaggaggaccaaagtgcagcgtggtatgtattcataatacttttaatcaaaATGAATacatgaacaaaaacaacaaaatgaccaacgaacagttctgacaggtgcaacaaacactaaccagaaaataaccacccactaaacacaagtgggaaaacaggctacctaagtatggctctcaatcagagacaacgatagacagctgcctctgattgagaaccataccaggccaaacacatagaaatagaaaacctagacctacaacatagaatacccacgcacatcacaccctgaccaaactaaaaatagaaacaacaaagcaatctacggtcaagGCGTGAcaatagcgcttgatggtttttgtgactgcagttcttgaaatgttccgcattgactgacattcatgtcttaaagtaatgatggactgttgtttctctttgcttatttgagctcttcttgccataatatggacttggtattttaccaaatagggctatcttctgtataccacccctaccttgtcacaacacaactgactggctcaaatacattaagaaggaaataaatttcacaaattaacttttaacaaagcacacctgttaattgaaatgcattccaggtgactacctcatgaacctggttgagagaatgccaagagtgtgcaaagctatcatcaaggcaatgggtggctactttgaagaatctcaaatataaaaaatattttgatttgtttaacattttttgttttctacataattccatgtgtgttttttaatagttttggtgtcttcactattattttacaatgtagaaaatagtaaaaaattaagaaaaaaccttgaaagagtgggtgtgtccaaacttttgaatgatactgtaagtattcagaccctttaatcagtactttgttgaagcacctttggcagcgattatagcctcgtATCTTCTTgtttatgatgctacaagcttggcacacctgtatttggggagtttctcccattcttctctgcagatcctctcaacctctgtcagattggatggggagcttcaCTGCACAaatattttcagttctctccagagatgttcgatcgggttcaagtccggactctggctgggcacctcaaggatattcagagacttgtcccaaaaccactcctgcattttcttggctgtgtgcttagggtcattgtcctgttggaaggtgaacctttgccccagtctgaggtcctgagcgctctggagtaggttttcgtcaaggatctcgctgtactttgctcatctttccctcgatcctgaccagtctcccagtccctgctgctgaaaaacattcccacagcatgatgctgccaccaccatgcttcaccgtagggatggtgccaggtttcctccagacgtgtgTCAGAATGTGTGCATACTggtagcgaagtcaggtgcaggagagcagagatttgtGAACAGGCACAAACTTTATTTAGGCAAAAGTGCAAAACAGTCACAAGAattatgtttaacaataaacatcttTGTGAAAAATAACACGGAAATAACAAGCCAGTCTGGCGCGTCAACAAtacacacgtaacacaaacaatcttacacaaagacatgatggggaacagaggaataaatacatgtagtttgattggggaatgaaaaccaggtgtgcagggacaagacaaaacaaatggatacatgaaaaagggagcggcgatggctagaaagccggtgacgtcgaccgccgaacgccgcccgaacaaggagaggagacgacttcggcggaagttgtgacaacGTGATGGTTGGCATTCaaaccaaagagttcaatctttgtttcatcagaccagagattttTTTTTCTCGTGGttggagtcctttaggtgccttttggcaactcccaagcgggttgtcatgtacctttaactgaggagtgtcttccgtctggccactctaccataaagggctgattggtggagtgctgcagagatggttggccttctggaaggttctcccatctccacagaggaactctggagttctctcagagtgaccatcgggttcttggtcatctccctgaccaaggcccctcaccccagattgctcagtttggccgggaagccagctctaggaagagtcttggtggttctaaacttcttccatttaagaatgattgaggccactgtgttcttggggaccttcaatgttgcagacattttgtggtacccttccccagatctgtgcttcgacacaatcctgtctcagagcgctacggacaattccttcgacctcatggcttggtttttgctttgacatgcactgtcaactgtgggactgtcacgccctgatctgtttcatctgtctttgtgattgtctccaccctcctccaggtgtcacccatcttccccattatcccctgtgtatttataccggtgttctctgtttgtctgttgccagttcgtcttgtttgtccaGCTTACCAgtgtttgtcctgtcagctcctgtttttcccagcctctctttttctcgccatCCTGGTTTTGACCCTCGCCTGTCCCATCTCTGTACCTtcctgcctgaccctgagcctgcctgccgaccggTACCCTTGCCCcatctctggattattgacccctgcctgccttgacctgtctcttgcctgccccttggactattaaaccattgtttattcaacgtgtctgcatctggttcttcccttgattcctgatagggaccttatataggaaggtgtgtgcctttccaaatcttgtctaatcaattgaatttaccacaagtggactccaatcaagttgtagaaacaactcaaggatgatcaatggaaacaggacgcacctgagcttgatttcgagtctcatggcaaagggtctgaatacttatgtaaataaggtaattcTGTTTTTtacttttcgaaggcactgtatctttatttgtgagtgtgtgttaaacaatgagtgtttgtgtatgttttttgttgttgacagctATAGTGTTAATGTGTGCCTGTTTGTGAGTGCATTTCTCTCACTGACGCAATGCTTTGTCTCTGGACTGGGCATGCCTTTTACAGGCAGGCAGCATTGTGGAGGGAGAGTGCCAGTGATTACAGAGTGTTTGCGGTGAACACAGGAGCTGTGCTCTGGCTTCTTCTGTAATTACAGGGAGGCAGACTGATATGAAAGCCTAATTAGAGCGGTGCAGAGGTGCCTCAATATTAATTGCAGCATTTTCTGTGATGTTCCTGTCGGACGAGACTTCAGCAGGCGGTGTGCTGGGTTGAGTGGTGGGTGGTAACAGTGGGATGTCAGAtcctgggaggagagagggaagaggagagatgcGCTGTTAGCCACTTTCCCCTCCGCCAAAGAAAAGCTGTATGTATCATGGGTGAAGGAATGCATCGGCCTAATATGGAAACAGTGTCCGATTCCAAGTCAATGCCCTTTGACCTCTCCTGAATGTAACCCATTTAatttaccttcatttaactaggcaagtcagttaagaccaaactcttattttcaatgacagcctaggaacagtgggttaactgccttgttcaggggcagaacaacagatttttaccttgtcagctcagggatttgatcttgcaacctttcggttacaagtccaatgcactaaccactaggctacctgctgcgaCAATATTATGTGTACTTATTATGTATTCCAGTGCTGGTGTATTGCTGCAAGGGTGGTCGTCTCCTAGATGTAAAGCTGTTGTGAAGCGGTAAGTGTTATAACTGGTATACAGTACCTTAGGTGAAGGCATATCAAAAGGTCGCGAGTTTCAGACTAGTCCCCCATACTTATAAGCCTTGATTGTTCATCTTAAATTGGTCACGAGTCCTTCATACACACCACATGTACattgcgcgcgcgcgcgcacacacacacacgcgcaccccccccccccccaattgagCAGCAGTGCCAAATTTGAGCTGAGTGAGGAAAAAGCCTCTGATAAACTGAGACAATAAagccctcccctctcttcctgtttTTGTTGCTCTGTCGTCATCGTATTACATTGCATTATTTATATGCGTAGCAGACACCTCCAGCCACGGCTGGCTGAAGAGCTTCTACGTTCCACAGCAAACAACTCCGCTACACAGCAgtggagagagatgcagtagtgGAACCATTGAGGTTGAGTGACTCACTCAACAAGAATTATGCCAATTTGGCTGGTGGGtggcctctcctctcttcctaggTCATCCTCCAAGGAAGGAGTGAACTTTGAAATGGTGTGTAGAGCACAGCTGATGAGTAGAGGATGGGCAAGGATTCAAGAGATGAGAGCATCGCCTCCCTCATCCAGTCCTATTGACTCTCTCTTTCAGAGGAAAGTAAAAAGGACTGTACTCAATTCTGCACTTTCCAAATGCCTGTTTGTTAGCACTCTATCTACACAGAGTAAGGATGAGCATGACATTGTTATCACCAACAAAAAACAATACATGaagtatactatactgtatctgagtCGGTCTGTCTTTCACCACAGCGAAAGGATGAGCAAGACATTATCGGCAATCATATGGTGAAACCCCAGCAGAAGACATGGAGGTATCTGCATAAAGCTGTTCCTTCCCTTTTTCCTCGCAGCTATCGGATATCACTACTGTACGCCCACAGGCTGTCTCTGTTGATTACAACACCATAGGATTCTTCTAATGACCCATTAAAAGGACATCAGAGCAATTCCAAGGGTTAATAGGTGACCCTTTACCAATGGACACTGTCAATGTGTTTCTGCCCATTCATTGTCATCACACAGTTTTAAAGAGTGACTATTTaactgtgtttcagtgtgtttatactacagtatgtatctactATCCACACTATCTTCATGTGTACTACACACGACTTCACTCCAGGGCAACAACCCTTTCTTTCCTTTTGACTCAACACGCTAGAGGTATTTGAAGGCAGAGAGCCCAACTCTGAACATATCAGACTGTTTCATCTGCCATTGTCGCTGTGAGCTCATTACAGGTCACTTCCTCCCAGCTGGCCTTCTGGACACTTCAGCGATTTATAGGTTATGTCGGTTCCTCATTCCTGCAGGACCCACTGTGTCACTTCACAGGAAATAACTCGCTATATGCCTTTTGACACAGACTGACGGGGGCCTCTAAGTTGCTCATCTCATTCCCAGATTCCAATTTCAGTATTTTGGCTGCAAGGATAGTACTATGCATGTATCTACATGgaatgtgtgcacacacacacgcacatacacatatacacacagacgCTCAACACAAGTGACAAATCGCCCACACATTCTGTCAAAGAGTATTTATAAATGGAAAGCAGCAAAAGGCAGAACACATTTTGGTTAGCATCAAATTATACATAGGCACTTACTGGTATGTTATGACATGTTCATGTTCACAAATGAGGAGAATACAGATAAGACAGGGAATGCTTCAAATGGCCTTGCTGCCCCCTAGGGAGCCTtcctccttcttctctcctcctccttactGTTTATGTAACTGCATATCAGTTCTCATTTCTCACAAACATATTCATCCTCCCCAtcacttatgaactgacctgatCTCTGAATGAAATGAGAAAGATTGAGGAGGAAGAAGACGAGAAGAAGATGacgaagagagaggaggaggatgaagaaaaGTTTCCTACTGCTGTGGGAAAGAGGCAAGAAGCAAGAGAAAATTAGATGAAATTAGggaaagatagggagagaggacaAGAGGGAAGGGTGAGACTTGGctagagaggaggaggcagggaaGTAGTAGGCAGCTTGGTGCACACTCGGTCATACTGATGGAAATGAGAAATAAAGAGTGTTTCTCTGTCCTGTGCGTGGGATTGCTGCAGGATTGCTGAACATAGCCTACATTATCTCCAGTACATGCATAATCACACACATTCGTTTCTACACAAATGGCTTACAGTCAAGAGATGCAAGCTTCACATCTGATCTGATCTGGCTTCTGTATTGTTGCATGTCCAAACCTGTGTCACCCTGATCTAGTCTGATTCAGTTATATCTGCATTATTTCACAGTCTGGGATTTGCCAGCTGGCATATCACACTTACTTACGGTATGAGCTACATATGTCTGGAACATGGCTTAAGTTCtaggtgtactgtactgtaacagCACTGAAGAGCACAACAGCCACAGTATCTCTGGCTTAGCTTATGCTGGCCAGTACCCACTTTAGAATTGTGACGCAGTGAGGTGTTGTTTAGAGTTGGTTTAGGGAACAGAGAAGTATTTGATAAGCAGTGTGTAGCCTAGAAGGTCCATTCTATCACCACGtacaaataacaaaacaacaaatgaaagAAATATCTCTCTGGGTGTCCGAGTGTCATTCTGATCGTGTCCTTCTGTTCATGGGCAGATGAGACATCAAACATCACTCTCAACATCAATCTTACAGTTGCACAAAGTCACCCTACTTAGTGGCCAGGGGACAGCCAGTGACTAAGATCCAGTATCATGTAGGCCGGTCAGTCCTGCCTGTACATCCACGtgctccttccctccctctgtgGACTAAAAGAAGAGAGAGGACCTCTGCATCCGGGAGCCCACCTTCTTAAAGAGGGCTTTCAGTTTGCACACCTTACAGTGCCTCATTTTACTACTCTTCCccttccctttccctccctccccgcTGCCCTCTGAACCCTCGCTGCCCTCCTCACCCAGCCATGGTGTCCACACCCCCCCATGGAGCTGGGGGTCCGCCATGTGGTCATCGGGGGGGTTTCGGGGCGGCACGGCCGTCTGGTTGTACTCGGCCAGCCTGGCCAGCAGTATTTTGACCACCTCAGGCCTTGCATCGGCTAGGTCTGACCTCTCATAAGGGTCAGCGGTGATGTTGAAAAGCCACACAGACTTCCCTCTCTGGTCCCGACGTTTCTCCATGCCCTGCCACTGATGGGGCCCCCCGGGCAGGGTCTGAGGGGGCACCCAGTCCCCATCACCCACATTTCCCGTCAGCAACTTCCAGTCCCCGGCCCGGATTGCCGCCCGCAATGCCGTGTCCCAGATGCCAAAGCCGTTAAGGGCCAGGGTCCTGGAGTCTGCCTCCCCAGGCCGTCGGGATACCGGGTCGATGTTGAACAGGATCTCAGTGCGGGGGCAAGGCAGACCCTGGCTGATGGCCCCCCACACATTGTGGCCGTCCAGCTGGCCTCGGTCCTTCTCCGGTGCCCCCGCCAGAGACAGCAGGGTTGGGTACCAGTCAGAAACATGTATCAGTGCCTTGCTcacctttcctttcctcttcAGGAGTGGGCTGTGGACGAAACCCACCGCCCGTACTCCCCCCTCCCAGTACGTGCCCTTCCCCCCACGCAGTGGCCAGTTGCAGCCCCCAGAGAGGGGCTGGCCCCCGTTGTCTGAGGAGTAGACCAGGACAGAGTTCTGGTAGAGGCCACGAGTCCTCAGCTCCTGCACCAGCGCCCCCACACCCTCGTCAACACAGCTCACCATGGCTGCATAGTGTCGTCGCGGGCGGTTGTCCAGGGCACTGTAGCGTTGCAAAAAGTGGTTTGGTGCCTGGAGGGGTGTGTGGACGGCCTGGAGGGccaggtacaggaagaggggCTTCCGGGGGTCATGGGCCCTCAGGATCTTCTTAACCCTGGACAGAAAGAGGAGGCAACCAGGTCTGGGTTACATCTTTATATAACTGAGACATTATGTAAAATACATAGATTCCGTGGTGTCCAAACCTCGGAATCTACAACCTCACAATTCTAATCAAATGCAAATCACTCTAAAAACCTCTTCATTCCATTTCCAACATGAACAATAGTGTTTACTACTAGATAAGCTCCTTCTCATAAATATCACCAGA
This portion of the Salvelinus namaycush isolate Seneca chromosome 22, SaNama_1.0, whole genome shotgun sequence genome encodes:
- the si:dkey-174i8.1 gene encoding arylsulfatase I, which produces MVMRGAVESGFPLLGVAVLAFLCCMRGGQTQDDSGSGGIPGTMPPHLIFILADDQGYGDVGYHGSDIHTPVLDQLAGEGVKLENYYVQPICSPSRSQLMTGRYQIHTGLQHSIIRARQPLCLPPDAPTLAERLQEAGYSTHMVGKWHLGFCRPGCLPTGRGFQSFLGSLTGSGDHFSYQSCDQAEACGFDLHDGDRPAWEMSGNYSTTLYIERVKKILRAHDPRKPLFLYLALQAVHTPLQAPNHFLQRYSALDNRPRRHYAAMVSCVDEGVGALVQELRTRGLYQNSVLVYSSDNGGQPLSGGCNWPLRGGKGTYWEGGVRAVGFVHSPLLKRKGKVSKALIHVSDWYPTLLSLAGAPEKDRGQLDGHNVWGAISQGLPCPRTEILFNIDPVSRRPGEADSRTLALNGFGIWDTALRAAIRAGDWKLLTGNVGDGDWVPPQTLPGGPHQWQGMEKRRDQRGKSVWLFNITADPYERSDLADARPEVVKILLARLAEYNQTAVPPRNPPDDHMADPQLHGGVWTPWLGEEGSEGSEGSGEGGKGKGKSSKMRHCKVCKLKALFKKVGSRMQRSSLFF